A portion of the Hydractinia symbiolongicarpus strain clone_291-10 chromosome 10, HSymV2.1, whole genome shotgun sequence genome contains these proteins:
- the LOC130612840 gene encoding uncharacterized protein LOC130612840, whose protein sequence is MFNTSAWPLAVIIAVIVVYFIISYRQLMWIRCLRFCCCCRKPTTQMIDSVIIFHRCKTIQFNTEKVICLCCRRLMTSKNVSCTVCLEDYEDGEELMLCPCGHGYHRECIKKWILRKNTCPLCNVLISKNIHEEIAPLLYT, encoded by the coding sequence ATGTTCAACACATCTGCGTGGCCACTTGCGGTTATCATAGCTGTTATTGTGGTGTATTTCATTATCTCTTATCGTCAATTGATGTGGATACGATGCCTTCgtttttgctgttgttgtcGTAAACCAACAACACAGATGATAGATTCCGTTATCATATTCCACCGATGCAAAACTATACAATTCAACACTGAGAAAGTGATATGTCTTTGTTGTAGGAGGTTAATGACTAGTAAAAATGTTTCGTGTACTGTTTGTTTAGAAGATTATGAAGACGGTGAGGAGTTAATGCTTTGCCCCTGTGGTCATGGTTACCATAGAGAGTGTATTAAAAAATGGATACTTCGAAAAAATACTTGTCCACTTTGTAACGTTTTGATCAGTAAAAATATTCATGAAGAAATTGCACCATTGTTGTATACATGA
- the LOC130613285 gene encoding uncharacterized protein LOC130613285, which yields MSKTNGHAESGIADSVDDIPIEGEDGIEDIAQLDKELDKLDSALDKIENWSNSLQGKVAEFLKESREQNQQAREEHGKTQKTEEAKTNKEKK from the exons ATGTCGAAAACAAATGGCCATGCAGAGAGTGGTATTGCTGACAGTGTCGACGACATACCAATAGAGGGTGAAGACGGTATAGAAG ATATCGCTCAGTTGGACAAAGAACTTGACAAATTAGACTCAGCTCTAGACAAAATCGAAAACTGGAGTAACTCTCTGCAAGGAAAAGTTGCAGAGTTTTTAAAAGAATCACGGGAACAAAACCAACAAGCTCGGGAAGAACACGGTAAAACGCAGAAAACAGAAGAAGCGAAGACgaacaaagaaaagaaataa
- the LOC130613280 gene encoding uncharacterized protein LOC130613280 isoform X4 — MEKRMEKTIPDPIKRFEHLRNAKPSSVMIRATPNSVRWDEINRVQYRFQALNFHSDVLEALIHNSPPLSRRERALTSPSKKVNQSSSCSNEADAESDKKDLAMHARVRCIRRSASFDASNTLKNDYLSKRKGSVVQILKDDTSDYNSDEDVFPKSESGSLEKINYNATLCHVENRHITETTQIQVTHVIPEERSNTNASFTSSPDTVDVHQPVFIPTVTHVTACCHSNVEQTNVENEDLAEKSKEELIMMVKKLQGQLSHTENETTSNTFLPTVQLQTPCSPESTEKQENDVDESPKFSVSVLINNFEKPKNVNTKSNVTQLQISPMSPSGRVRTLSANFEEEFKKTSSVPTSPVVGKRLQNRPFHNVP; from the exons ATGGAAAAAAGAATGGAAAAAACAATACCA GATCCAATAAAACGATTTGAACATCTAAGGAATGCTAAGCCATCATCAGTCATGATTCGAGCAACACCTAACTCTGTTCGATGGGATGAAATCAATCGTGTGCAATACAGATTCCAAGCACTAAATTTTCATAGTGATG ttttggaAGCATTAATACACAACTCACCACCTCTTTCCAG AAGGGAGCGAGCATTGACATCCCCTTCCAAGAAAGTGAACCAAAGTAGCAGCTGCAGCAATGAAGCAGATGCCGAATCTGATAAAAAGGACCTTGCAATGCATGCCCGTGTAAGATGCATTCGACGAAGTGCATCTTTCGATGCCTCTAACACATtaaaaaacgattatttaaGTAAACGAAAAGGTTCTGTAGTACAGATATTAAAAGACGATACAAGTGATTATAACAGCGATGAGGACGTATTTCCAAAATCCGAAAGTGGCTCCTTGGAAAAAATAAACTATAATGCAACACTTTGTCATGTTGAGAATAGACATATAACAGAGACAACCCAGATACAAGTGACACATGTTATACCTGAAGAAAGAAGCAATACAAATGCAAGTTTCACTTCTTCACCTGATACAGTGGATGTACATCAACCTGTGTTTATTCCAACTGTAACTCATGTAACAGCGTGCTGTCATTCTAATGTGGAGCAAACAAATGTGGAGAATGAAGACTTAGCTGAAAAATCA aagGAGGAGTTGATTATGATGGTAAAAAAGTTGCAGGGGCAGCTTAGTCATACAGAAAATGAAACTACATCAAACACTTTCTTGCCAACTGTGCAATTACAAACACCTTGTTCACCTGAATCAactgaaaaacaagaaaatgatgTTGACGAAAGCCCTAAATTTTCAGTCTCTGTGCTGATTAATAATTTTGAAAAGCCCAA GAATGTAAATACAAAATCAAATGTAACTCAACTTCAGATTTCACCTATGTCACCA agTGGTCGTGTTAGAACTTTATCTGCTAATTTTgaagaagaatttaaaaaaacttctagtgtaCCAACCTCACCAGTAGTTGGTAAGCGACTACAAAATAGACCTTTTCACAATGTACCATGA
- the LOC130613280 gene encoding uncharacterized protein LOC130613280 isoform X3, whose product MQDTKSTIIKPKDPIKRFEHLRNAKPSSVMIRATPNSVRWDEINRVQYRFQALNFHSDVLEALIHNSPPLSRRERALTSPSKKVNQSSSCSNEADAESDKKDLAMHARVRCIRRSASFDASNTLKNDYLSKRKGSVVQILKDDTSDYNSDEDVFPKSESGSLEKINYNATLCHVENRHITETTQIQVTHVIPEERSNTNASFTSSPDTVDVHQPVFIPTVTHVTACCHSNVEQTNVENEDLAEKSKEELIMMVKKLQGQLSHTENETTSNTFLPTVQLQTPCSPESTEKQENDVDESPKFSVSVLINNFEKPKNVNTKSNVTQLQISPMSPSGRVRTLSANFEEEFKKTSSVPTSPVVGKRLQNRPFHNVP is encoded by the exons ATGCAGGATACTAAAAGTACCATTATCAAACCGAAA GATCCAATAAAACGATTTGAACATCTAAGGAATGCTAAGCCATCATCAGTCATGATTCGAGCAACACCTAACTCTGTTCGATGGGATGAAATCAATCGTGTGCAATACAGATTCCAAGCACTAAATTTTCATAGTGATG ttttggaAGCATTAATACACAACTCACCACCTCTTTCCAG AAGGGAGCGAGCATTGACATCCCCTTCCAAGAAAGTGAACCAAAGTAGCAGCTGCAGCAATGAAGCAGATGCCGAATCTGATAAAAAGGACCTTGCAATGCATGCCCGTGTAAGATGCATTCGACGAAGTGCATCTTTCGATGCCTCTAACACATtaaaaaacgattatttaaGTAAACGAAAAGGTTCTGTAGTACAGATATTAAAAGACGATACAAGTGATTATAACAGCGATGAGGACGTATTTCCAAAATCCGAAAGTGGCTCCTTGGAAAAAATAAACTATAATGCAACACTTTGTCATGTTGAGAATAGACATATAACAGAGACAACCCAGATACAAGTGACACATGTTATACCTGAAGAAAGAAGCAATACAAATGCAAGTTTCACTTCTTCACCTGATACAGTGGATGTACATCAACCTGTGTTTATTCCAACTGTAACTCATGTAACAGCGTGCTGTCATTCTAATGTGGAGCAAACAAATGTGGAGAATGAAGACTTAGCTGAAAAATCA aagGAGGAGTTGATTATGATGGTAAAAAAGTTGCAGGGGCAGCTTAGTCATACAGAAAATGAAACTACATCAAACACTTTCTTGCCAACTGTGCAATTACAAACACCTTGTTCACCTGAATCAactgaaaaacaagaaaatgatgTTGACGAAAGCCCTAAATTTTCAGTCTCTGTGCTGATTAATAATTTTGAAAAGCCCAA GAATGTAAATACAAAATCAAATGTAACTCAACTTCAGATTTCACCTATGTCACCA agTGGTCGTGTTAGAACTTTATCTGCTAATTTTgaagaagaatttaaaaaaacttctagtgtaCCAACCTCACCAGTAGTTGGTAAGCGACTACAAAATAGACCTTTTCACAATGTACCATGA
- the LOC130613280 gene encoding uncharacterized protein LOC130613280 isoform X5, translated as MNEDPIKRFEHLRNAKPSSVMIRATPNSVRWDEINRVQYRFQALNFHSDVLEALIHNSPPLSRRERALTSPSKKVNQSSSCSNEADAESDKKDLAMHARVRCIRRSASFDASNTLKNDYLSKRKGSVVQILKDDTSDYNSDEDVFPKSESGSLEKINYNATLCHVENRHITETTQIQVTHVIPEERSNTNASFTSSPDTVDVHQPVFIPTVTHVTACCHSNVEQTNVENEDLAEKSKEELIMMVKKLQGQLSHTENETTSNTFLPTVQLQTPCSPESTEKQENDVDESPKFSVSVLINNFEKPKNVNTKSNVTQLQISPMSPSGRVRTLSANFEEEFKKTSSVPTSPVVGKRLQNRPFHNVP; from the exons ATGAACGAG GATCCAATAAAACGATTTGAACATCTAAGGAATGCTAAGCCATCATCAGTCATGATTCGAGCAACACCTAACTCTGTTCGATGGGATGAAATCAATCGTGTGCAATACAGATTCCAAGCACTAAATTTTCATAGTGATG ttttggaAGCATTAATACACAACTCACCACCTCTTTCCAG AAGGGAGCGAGCATTGACATCCCCTTCCAAGAAAGTGAACCAAAGTAGCAGCTGCAGCAATGAAGCAGATGCCGAATCTGATAAAAAGGACCTTGCAATGCATGCCCGTGTAAGATGCATTCGACGAAGTGCATCTTTCGATGCCTCTAACACATtaaaaaacgattatttaaGTAAACGAAAAGGTTCTGTAGTACAGATATTAAAAGACGATACAAGTGATTATAACAGCGATGAGGACGTATTTCCAAAATCCGAAAGTGGCTCCTTGGAAAAAATAAACTATAATGCAACACTTTGTCATGTTGAGAATAGACATATAACAGAGACAACCCAGATACAAGTGACACATGTTATACCTGAAGAAAGAAGCAATACAAATGCAAGTTTCACTTCTTCACCTGATACAGTGGATGTACATCAACCTGTGTTTATTCCAACTGTAACTCATGTAACAGCGTGCTGTCATTCTAATGTGGAGCAAACAAATGTGGAGAATGAAGACTTAGCTGAAAAATCA aagGAGGAGTTGATTATGATGGTAAAAAAGTTGCAGGGGCAGCTTAGTCATACAGAAAATGAAACTACATCAAACACTTTCTTGCCAACTGTGCAATTACAAACACCTTGTTCACCTGAATCAactgaaaaacaagaaaatgatgTTGACGAAAGCCCTAAATTTTCAGTCTCTGTGCTGATTAATAATTTTGAAAAGCCCAA GAATGTAAATACAAAATCAAATGTAACTCAACTTCAGATTTCACCTATGTCACCA agTGGTCGTGTTAGAACTTTATCTGCTAATTTTgaagaagaatttaaaaaaacttctagtgtaCCAACCTCACCAGTAGTTGGTAAGCGACTACAAAATAGACCTTTTCACAATGTACCATGA
- the LOC130613280 gene encoding uncharacterized protein LOC130613280 isoform X2: MCHTMPPFYFDYSDWRRRQETDPIKRFEHLRNAKPSSVMIRATPNSVRWDEINRVQYRFQALNFHSDVLEALIHNSPPLSRRERALTSPSKKVNQSSSCSNEADAESDKKDLAMHARVRCIRRSASFDASNTLKNDYLSKRKGSVVQILKDDTSDYNSDEDVFPKSESGSLEKINYNATLCHVENRHITETTQIQVTHVIPEERSNTNASFTSSPDTVDVHQPVFIPTVTHVTACCHSNVEQTNVENEDLAEKSKEELIMMVKKLQGQLSHTENETTSNTFLPTVQLQTPCSPESTEKQENDVDESPKFSVSVLINNFEKPKNVNTKSNVTQLQISPMSPSGRVRTLSANFEEEFKKTSSVPTSPVVGKRLQNRPFHNVP, from the exons atgtgcCATACTATGCCGCCATTTTATTTCGACTATTCTGATTGGAGAAGAAGACAAGAAACA GATCCAATAAAACGATTTGAACATCTAAGGAATGCTAAGCCATCATCAGTCATGATTCGAGCAACACCTAACTCTGTTCGATGGGATGAAATCAATCGTGTGCAATACAGATTCCAAGCACTAAATTTTCATAGTGATG ttttggaAGCATTAATACACAACTCACCACCTCTTTCCAG AAGGGAGCGAGCATTGACATCCCCTTCCAAGAAAGTGAACCAAAGTAGCAGCTGCAGCAATGAAGCAGATGCCGAATCTGATAAAAAGGACCTTGCAATGCATGCCCGTGTAAGATGCATTCGACGAAGTGCATCTTTCGATGCCTCTAACACATtaaaaaacgattatttaaGTAAACGAAAAGGTTCTGTAGTACAGATATTAAAAGACGATACAAGTGATTATAACAGCGATGAGGACGTATTTCCAAAATCCGAAAGTGGCTCCTTGGAAAAAATAAACTATAATGCAACACTTTGTCATGTTGAGAATAGACATATAACAGAGACAACCCAGATACAAGTGACACATGTTATACCTGAAGAAAGAAGCAATACAAATGCAAGTTTCACTTCTTCACCTGATACAGTGGATGTACATCAACCTGTGTTTATTCCAACTGTAACTCATGTAACAGCGTGCTGTCATTCTAATGTGGAGCAAACAAATGTGGAGAATGAAGACTTAGCTGAAAAATCA aagGAGGAGTTGATTATGATGGTAAAAAAGTTGCAGGGGCAGCTTAGTCATACAGAAAATGAAACTACATCAAACACTTTCTTGCCAACTGTGCAATTACAAACACCTTGTTCACCTGAATCAactgaaaaacaagaaaatgatgTTGACGAAAGCCCTAAATTTTCAGTCTCTGTGCTGATTAATAATTTTGAAAAGCCCAA GAATGTAAATACAAAATCAAATGTAACTCAACTTCAGATTTCACCTATGTCACCA agTGGTCGTGTTAGAACTTTATCTGCTAATTTTgaagaagaatttaaaaaaacttctagtgtaCCAACCTCACCAGTAGTTGGTAAGCGACTACAAAATAGACCTTTTCACAATGTACCATGA
- the LOC130613280 gene encoding uncharacterized protein LOC130613280 isoform X1, with protein sequence MVRITNARVGGQTLTFSELLLNKKSNDCSQDPIKRFEHLRNAKPSSVMIRATPNSVRWDEINRVQYRFQALNFHSDVLEALIHNSPPLSRRERALTSPSKKVNQSSSCSNEADAESDKKDLAMHARVRCIRRSASFDASNTLKNDYLSKRKGSVVQILKDDTSDYNSDEDVFPKSESGSLEKINYNATLCHVENRHITETTQIQVTHVIPEERSNTNASFTSSPDTVDVHQPVFIPTVTHVTACCHSNVEQTNVENEDLAEKSKEELIMMVKKLQGQLSHTENETTSNTFLPTVQLQTPCSPESTEKQENDVDESPKFSVSVLINNFEKPKNVNTKSNVTQLQISPMSPSGRVRTLSANFEEEFKKTSSVPTSPVVGKRLQNRPFHNVP encoded by the exons ATGGTGCGGATAACCAACGCGAGAGTGGGTGGACAGACACTAACTTTTTCTGAACTTCTTCTGAACAAGAAGAGTAATGATTGTTCGCAG GATCCAATAAAACGATTTGAACATCTAAGGAATGCTAAGCCATCATCAGTCATGATTCGAGCAACACCTAACTCTGTTCGATGGGATGAAATCAATCGTGTGCAATACAGATTCCAAGCACTAAATTTTCATAGTGATG ttttggaAGCATTAATACACAACTCACCACCTCTTTCCAG AAGGGAGCGAGCATTGACATCCCCTTCCAAGAAAGTGAACCAAAGTAGCAGCTGCAGCAATGAAGCAGATGCCGAATCTGATAAAAAGGACCTTGCAATGCATGCCCGTGTAAGATGCATTCGACGAAGTGCATCTTTCGATGCCTCTAACACATtaaaaaacgattatttaaGTAAACGAAAAGGTTCTGTAGTACAGATATTAAAAGACGATACAAGTGATTATAACAGCGATGAGGACGTATTTCCAAAATCCGAAAGTGGCTCCTTGGAAAAAATAAACTATAATGCAACACTTTGTCATGTTGAGAATAGACATATAACAGAGACAACCCAGATACAAGTGACACATGTTATACCTGAAGAAAGAAGCAATACAAATGCAAGTTTCACTTCTTCACCTGATACAGTGGATGTACATCAACCTGTGTTTATTCCAACTGTAACTCATGTAACAGCGTGCTGTCATTCTAATGTGGAGCAAACAAATGTGGAGAATGAAGACTTAGCTGAAAAATCA aagGAGGAGTTGATTATGATGGTAAAAAAGTTGCAGGGGCAGCTTAGTCATACAGAAAATGAAACTACATCAAACACTTTCTTGCCAACTGTGCAATTACAAACACCTTGTTCACCTGAATCAactgaaaaacaagaaaatgatgTTGACGAAAGCCCTAAATTTTCAGTCTCTGTGCTGATTAATAATTTTGAAAAGCCCAA GAATGTAAATACAAAATCAAATGTAACTCAACTTCAGATTTCACCTATGTCACCA agTGGTCGTGTTAGAACTTTATCTGCTAATTTTgaagaagaatttaaaaaaacttctagtgtaCCAACCTCACCAGTAGTTGGTAAGCGACTACAAAATAGACCTTTTCACAATGTACCATGA